The region TTCTTGATATGCAGAAACTGCATGAACCCGAAGCCCATTCCCAGAAGGCAGATGACAAGTCCCCCCACCAGGAGGTTGTGCCCCGACATCCCCAGGAACGACACGGTGCCAAGGTCCGGGATCTGGAGTTCCGCCTCGCTGGCGTTCGCGACGGCGGCAAACAGCAGGATGAACAGCGGGATCGCGCAAAACGCCAGTTTTCGCGCAAGGCTGGATCGCTTGAGACGGTGAGCATTGGGTAACATCGTGCCCCTCCCTGCCATTGATTTATGAATGCGGTTCGTGACGGGAACCCCCCTGAAACAAAACAAAAAGCCCGTTTTCCGGAAACACTCCGAGGAAAATTAACCGCAGAATAAATACCACGGCTTCCCCGGGGGGTCAAGGGGAAATGTATACTGTATACTCGGCTGTCTCGCAGGGGGCCGCTCCGGAGATCGGCGGGCGTGAAAGGGGTGTTATATTAGGAAGATGGATTTCCGGGGGAAACTGATCCTGGCGCCGCTGGCCGGGATCACGGACAGAACTTTCCGGCTCCTTTGCCGGGAAAACGGGGCCGACGTGACGGTCACGGAGATGGTCTCCGCCCGGGGATTGCTCGCGCAGCCCGAACGGACGGCCCGGTACCTCGAATACGGGGAGGGGGAGCGACCCGTCGGCGCGCAACTGTTCGGGGCGGTCCCGGAGGAGATGGCCGAAGCCGCCGCGCAGATCCGGCGTCTCGGATTCGACTTCGTCGACATCAACATGGGATGCCCGGTCCGAAAGGTCACGGCGGGGGGGGCCGGTGCGGCCCTCTTGTCCGACCCGCGACTCGCGGGGAGGATCGTCGGGGCGGCAGCCTCCTCCGCGGGGATTCCCGTCACCGTGAAGATCCGTTCGGGCTTCGGCACGCAGCCCGACTCGTACCTCGCCGTGGCGAGGGAGGTCTTCGAGGCGGGGGCGGCCGCAGTCACCCTCCACCCGCGCACCCGGGGACAGATGTTTTCCGGCACGGCCGAC is a window of Candidatus Deferrimicrobiaceae bacterium DNA encoding:
- the dusB gene encoding tRNA dihydrouridine synthase DusB; its protein translation is MDFRGKLILAPLAGITDRTFRLLCRENGADVTVTEMVSARGLLAQPERTARYLEYGEGERPVGAQLFGAVPEEMAEAAAQIRRLGFDFVDINMGCPVRKVTAGGAGAALLSDPRLAGRIVGAAASSAGIPVTVKIRSGFGTQPDSYLAVAREVFEAGAAAVTLHPRTRGQMFSGTADWGQIERLKREFPDRIVIGNGDVRKPEDSWRMVSETGCDAVMIGRAALGNPWIFSAIRRGVAVAAGSGAPGALAEPSPEARRALILRHGGEMHRRHGEAGIREMRKHLAWYSRGIPGASTFRGHLVGVRTLDDFRSVVGRFF